The following coding sequences lie in one Thalassoglobus polymorphus genomic window:
- a CDS encoding CpaF family protein produces MQSRTMMLNPADGEVLVDEQELAFQQLKIKIHERLVDELDLSMLAHVSHEELSEEVRQISKELLVEEKVDLETTDRERMLDELFDEVFGLGPLEALMRDDAVSDILVNNAHTVYIERHGRLEESNVIFADDKHLIRIIQRIVSRVGRRIDELSPMVDARLPDGSRINAVIPPMALDGPSLSIRRFGRNPMRIDDLVNNNTVQQDVVEFLSAAIDARVSFLVSGGTGAGKTTLLNALTQFIPSDERVVTIEDSAELQLQNRHIVRMETRPPNNEGTGEITQRSLVRNSLRMRPDRIIIGEVRGAEALDMLQAMNTGHEGSLTTIHANDSLDALSRLELMVAMSGYDLPIPVVRQYINSGISLIVHLARLKGGIRRVMQVSEIVSIREGGFHLEDIFGFEQTGVDELGVAQGEFYFTGYRPKCLSKLRAAGVRLPDELFDKRRVPVRS; encoded by the coding sequence ATGCAATCACGTACGATGATGCTCAATCCCGCCGACGGCGAGGTTCTGGTTGATGAACAGGAACTTGCTTTTCAGCAGTTGAAAATCAAAATCCATGAGCGGCTTGTTGACGAACTCGATTTGTCAATGCTGGCACACGTTTCCCACGAAGAGCTTTCTGAGGAAGTTCGCCAAATCTCAAAGGAGCTTCTCGTTGAAGAGAAGGTAGATCTTGAGACGACAGACCGGGAACGAATGCTTGACGAGCTTTTTGATGAAGTCTTCGGCCTGGGGCCGTTGGAAGCATTGATGAGAGATGACGCGGTCAGCGACATCCTGGTGAACAATGCACATACGGTTTACATCGAGCGACACGGGCGACTTGAAGAGTCAAACGTCATTTTCGCCGATGACAAACACCTCATTCGAATCATTCAACGAATCGTTTCCCGCGTTGGACGTCGAATCGATGAACTCAGCCCGATGGTTGATGCAAGATTGCCGGACGGTTCTCGTATCAACGCAGTGATCCCTCCGATGGCACTGGATGGACCTTCATTGTCCATTCGTCGATTTGGTCGTAATCCAATGCGGATTGACGATCTGGTCAATAACAACACGGTCCAACAGGATGTCGTCGAGTTTCTTTCGGCCGCCATTGACGCCCGTGTGAGCTTCCTGGTTTCAGGGGGAACAGGTGCCGGGAAAACGACTCTTCTCAATGCTCTCACACAATTCATTCCATCAGATGAGCGTGTCGTCACAATTGAAGATTCTGCTGAACTTCAACTTCAAAACCGCCACATTGTCCGCATGGAGACTCGACCGCCCAACAATGAAGGAACGGGTGAGATCACGCAACGATCACTGGTTCGAAACAGTTTGAGGATGCGTCCTGACCGAATCATTATTGGGGAAGTCCGAGGCGCGGAAGCGCTCGACATGCTTCAGGCGATGAATACAGGTCATGAAGGCTCACTCACAACGATTCACGCAAACGATTCACTTGATGCTTTGAGTCGACTTGAATTGATGGTTGCGATGAGCGGCTACGACCTGCCAATTCCTGTCGTTCGGCAATATATCAACTCCGGAATTTCGCTGATCGTTCATCTTGCACGCCTGAAAGGTGGGATTCGACGGGTTATGCAGGTTTCGGAAATCGTAAGTATCCGCGAAGGTGGATTTCATCTGGAAGATATCTTCGGATTTGAGCAGACAGGTGTCGATGAATTAGGTGTGGCACAAGGTGAATTTTACTTCACTGGATACCGACCGAAGTGTCTGTCGAAACTCAGGGCAGCTGGAGTTCGCTTGCCGGACGAACTGTTCGACAAACGACGTGTTCCTGTCCGGTCGTAA
- the cpaB gene encoding Flp pilus assembly protein CpaB encodes MNRVSPGTMTVVIFAILVGLGGAFLVRQQMNQPKLPPLSDIGLKSGPKKIIVPIASVDLEKGREISLHDIVIHQFTPEEFAKSKYAGQPFIGNTNYVIDRMLNQDMPKGSLFLPEHFYGEGFGPGVVDRLQPGFRAVTVPIQNIGAITGFADPGSIVDVLFRSNPEGERPSVTMTLLEQVEVLALEKSVLTGKRIEFSNDGSVTLAVTPAQAKMLKVVEGHGEISLTLRNPDDFGNFEFAPVNLDNQVQRNNLENLEQVMFNSAANLNSAASSASSSASSSSAKSSSAEFGSMNLVLEDASERVTMEDLLGLEANPDKKQLTLYRGGSREVVEFEEHVEDKSAVLRTGKRVQTPIAGRVPARRNQENVSLDYLP; translated from the coding sequence ATGAATCGTGTTAGTCCCGGAACCATGACGGTCGTCATATTTGCGATCCTGGTTGGTCTTGGCGGCGCATTTTTAGTGCGGCAACAAATGAATCAACCAAAGCTTCCCCCACTCTCGGATATTGGGTTGAAGTCTGGTCCCAAGAAAATCATCGTTCCCATTGCGAGCGTGGACCTCGAAAAAGGTCGTGAAATCTCACTTCACGACATTGTGATCCACCAATTTACACCAGAGGAATTTGCAAAGTCAAAATACGCTGGACAGCCGTTCATCGGGAACACGAACTATGTCATTGACCGGATGCTGAATCAAGATATGCCTAAGGGTAGCCTCTTTTTGCCAGAGCATTTCTACGGCGAAGGGTTTGGTCCGGGTGTAGTCGATCGGTTACAGCCTGGTTTCCGTGCGGTAACAGTTCCTATCCAGAATATTGGGGCAATCACCGGTTTCGCTGATCCTGGCTCAATTGTTGATGTTCTGTTTCGTTCGAATCCGGAAGGGGAACGACCTAGCGTGACAATGACATTGCTGGAGCAGGTCGAAGTTCTTGCTTTGGAAAAGTCTGTCCTCACTGGAAAACGAATTGAATTTTCCAACGACGGGAGTGTCACTCTTGCTGTGACGCCTGCTCAAGCGAAAATGTTGAAGGTTGTTGAAGGGCACGGTGAAATTTCACTGACTCTGAGAAATCCTGATGACTTTGGAAACTTTGAGTTCGCTCCAGTCAACCTCGATAACCAAGTCCAACGGAACAATCTTGAGAACTTGGAACAGGTCATGTTCAACAGTGCAGCGAATCTGAACTCAGCAGCAAGCTCAGCTTCTAGCTCGGCTTCCAGTTCATCTGCAAAAAGCAGCAGTGCCGAATTCGGTTCAATGAATCTTGTTCTCGAAGATGCTTCAGAGCGAGTCACAATGGAGGACCTTCTGGGACTGGAAGCAAACCCAGATAAGAAACAGTTGACTCTCTACCGTGGTGGAAGCCGAGAAGTTGTAGAATTCGAAGAGCACGTTGAAGACAAGTCGGCTGTCCTTCGGACTGGCAAGCGAGTTCAAACTCCGATCGCCGGTCGAGTTCCAGCACGACGAAATCAGGAAAATGTCTCTTTGGATTATCTTCCTTAG
- a CDS encoding phosphohexomutase domain-containing protein → MDGNDQQSEPIPIGKVYLCPGETQPISKSVHLARLSSGYDACSNCEHRFDTATLPGEVTKKVHGSDKQSQQSQHVSRFSGFLDRGVGIRGLYLNEMTRPVISKFVEHAVELLTQSRDSELTVDDEFADNSPSLLSDSALHVLVAYDWRPSSADLAVGVVPVLKRSGCEIIDLGQTSRACFDFAISQFKSDLGIFVTGGNGVDGVNGLDILGGDGREWAHPGELTTLLTRLNSPASRSSRYAGNYQAFSLVDRYEQHVRQLFDHCKPLRVALACGDPLTMQILGTILFEIGCEIDFLDLNFSSSDFPLQAEAFRCEVRDAHVDVGFLIRPDSQTVHVLDSRGRAISPASLKDILTRNDEAITLGKDGRFWFTGSTPQCDAMNVIAHLLKSDPNSWVSPLKR, encoded by the coding sequence ATGGATGGAAATGACCAGCAATCAGAACCAATCCCGATCGGGAAGGTCTATCTCTGCCCCGGAGAGACTCAGCCCATTTCGAAATCGGTCCATCTGGCACGTTTATCTTCTGGTTACGACGCATGTTCAAATTGCGAGCATCGATTTGATACAGCGACGCTTCCTGGTGAAGTGACAAAAAAAGTTCATGGATCTGACAAACAGTCCCAGCAGAGCCAGCACGTCTCGCGGTTTTCAGGCTTTCTTGACAGAGGCGTCGGGATCAGAGGTCTCTATCTGAATGAGATGACTCGACCTGTGATTTCAAAATTTGTGGAGCATGCCGTTGAGCTTTTGACTCAAAGCCGCGACTCGGAATTGACGGTCGATGATGAATTCGCTGACAACTCGCCTTCGTTGCTGAGCGATTCTGCTCTCCATGTTCTTGTGGCTTACGACTGGCGCCCCTCTTCGGCGGATCTGGCAGTGGGAGTCGTCCCCGTTTTAAAAAGGTCTGGCTGCGAGATCATCGACCTAGGACAAACGAGTCGAGCCTGTTTTGACTTTGCAATCTCTCAATTTAAATCCGACTTAGGAATTTTTGTCACCGGCGGGAATGGTGTCGATGGCGTTAATGGATTGGACATCCTCGGTGGGGACGGTCGCGAATGGGCCCACCCTGGAGAACTCACGACACTCTTGACCCGGCTCAATTCTCCTGCGAGTCGAAGCAGTCGGTATGCTGGGAACTATCAGGCATTTTCCTTGGTTGATCGTTATGAGCAGCATGTCCGTCAACTTTTCGATCATTGCAAACCGCTTCGCGTTGCGCTCGCCTGTGGTGATCCACTGACAATGCAGATTTTGGGAACGATTCTGTTTGAAATTGGCTGTGAGATCGATTTTCTCGATCTGAATTTTTCTTCCTCGGATTTTCCACTTCAGGCTGAAGCATTTCGCTGCGAGGTTCGGGATGCTCACGTCGATGTCGGATTTCTCATACGTCCAGATTCTCAGACTGTGCATGTATTGGATAGTCGGGGGCGTGCGATCAGTCCAGCGAGTCTCAAGGACATCCTGACTCGGAATGATGAAGCCATCACTTTGGGGAAGGATGGGCGTTTCTGGTTTACGGGTTCAACTCCTCAATGCGATGCCATGAACGTGATTGCACATCTCTTGAAATCGGACCCAAATTCCTGGGTTTCACCTCTCAAACGGTGA
- a CDS encoding carboxypeptidase-like regulatory domain-containing protein: protein MLTVLQKTFAFCCVVGMLSGCGGGSDKPELKLNPVTGTVKVNGEAAKGVSVTFVPADGAGADQVAASGTSDESGKYTLAVSSEEQGIPAGKYRVTFSRLLKPDGTALGPDEMAADAGAENDLAPVYADSNQTPESADVPEGGGTFDFDIKKK from the coding sequence ATGCTGACTGTGCTGCAGAAAACCTTTGCTTTTTGTTGTGTTGTAGGGATGCTGTCGGGTTGTGGAGGTGGAAGTGATAAGCCTGAACTAAAACTCAATCCAGTCACTGGGACTGTGAAAGTCAACGGAGAAGCCGCCAAGGGAGTTTCCGTCACATTTGTTCCTGCGGATGGGGCTGGAGCTGACCAAGTGGCTGCCAGCGGGACTTCGGACGAGTCTGGAAAATACACTTTGGCTGTTTCTTCAGAGGAACAAGGTATTCCAGCTGGGAAATATCGAGTGACCTTTTCACGTCTCTTGAAACCAGATGGGACAGCACTTGGTCCCGACGAAATGGCAGCAGATGCTGGAGCTGAAAATGATCTCGCCCCTGTATACGCTGATTCTAACCAAACACCTGAGAGTGCAGATGTCCCTGAAGGGGGCGGAACATTTGATTTTGATATCAAGAAGAAGTAG
- a CDS encoding DUF1559 domain-containing protein, whose translation MLARTRRGFTLIELLVVIAIIAILVALLLPAVQQAREAARRSTCKNNMKQIGIALHNYHDTHSVFPYSVSHSSSCTSGAVGTAHSLNHRGWLLMLPFIEQAPLYNQFDFDLAAATARAGGTYTGPLPGEPGNANDVVVSTIIPMFMCPSDDGPEKYNSTTDANYAIGATSSQYGAYTNYDFNVRRTSSWCPNWLSDSRTTRRAFGHDGCSKFRDFRDGSSNTVVVAETTRQTWNGRPQAWGYSKWVGHGVDLQYSRGINFWKCCSWDSSPFTRTPEIVGRLGDWSTVGSLHTGGAHVLLGDGSVRFLSENIDSTTRVRLGYIADGQPVGEF comes from the coding sequence ATGTTAGCGCGGACGAGACGTGGTTTCACACTCATTGAGCTGCTGGTTGTGATTGCGATTATCGCAATCCTGGTAGCTCTTCTTCTACCAGCAGTCCAGCAGGCTCGCGAAGCGGCACGGCGATCAACGTGTAAGAACAACATGAAGCAGATCGGGATTGCGTTACACAACTATCACGACACACACAGCGTTTTTCCTTATTCAGTATCACATAGTAGTTCGTGTACATCGGGAGCAGTTGGGACGGCGCATTCATTGAACCATCGTGGATGGCTTTTGATGCTTCCATTCATTGAGCAAGCTCCACTTTACAATCAGTTTGACTTTGATCTTGCTGCAGCTACTGCACGTGCCGGTGGAACTTATACAGGACCACTACCTGGTGAACCTGGAAATGCCAACGATGTTGTCGTTTCAACAATCATTCCGATGTTCATGTGCCCATCTGATGATGGACCGGAGAAATACAATAGCACCACAGACGCGAACTACGCGATTGGAGCAACAAGTAGTCAGTACGGTGCTTACACAAACTACGATTTTAATGTTCGACGAACATCATCGTGGTGTCCCAACTGGTTGTCTGACTCTCGCACAACTCGTCGTGCATTTGGACACGATGGCTGTTCAAAGTTTCGCGATTTCCGAGATGGATCAAGTAATACAGTTGTCGTGGCAGAAACAACACGTCAAACCTGGAACGGAAGACCCCAAGCTTGGGGATATTCAAAGTGGGTTGGCCATGGAGTCGATCTCCAGTACTCACGTGGGATTAACTTCTGGAAATGTTGTAGCTGGGATTCATCTCCCTTCACACGAACACCAGAGATTGTTGGCCGTCTCGGAGACTGGTCGACAGTTGGAAGTTTGCACACCGGTGGAGCACATGTTCTCTTAGGGGATGGATCTGTTCGATTCCTCAGTGAAAACATTGACAGCACAACACGTGTACGACTCGGGTACATTGCAGATGGTCAGCCTGTTGGTGAGTTCTAA
- a CDS encoding sulfatase — MFNRVLLATIVLLGWSQQSLIGSERPNFLVILCDDLGYGDLGCYGSESIRTPHLDKLASQGIRLTDCYSASPLCSPARAGLLTGRTPSRTGIYSWIAEGNPMNLKRDEKTIATLLKAANYDTCHVGKWHLNGKFNHPDQTQPDDHGFDHWFATQNNASPTHKNPKNFVRNGKEVGDQKGYSCQLVADEAIDWLEKRKQRDNPFFMFVCFHEPHEPIDSPDEMVAAYPDAEKRGEALYYANVTNMDSAVGRLMKKLDELKINEETLVIFTSDNGPETLNRYKSAWRSHGSSGPLRGMKLHVYEGGIRVPGIIRWTEKVQAGQTSAEPVSGVDFLPTLCELAGVDVPKSKPLDGTSIANLLSGKQVERHKPLFWHYFGGTGNRQVALREGDWKVVARWDGPANMPVGGSLKRGVVPLLKASKLDHFELYHISEDISEKKDVSQQFPDRLQSLSSKAQNLYQEVLAEGPIWFK; from the coding sequence ATGTTCAATCGTGTGTTGCTGGCGACAATCGTTTTGCTGGGATGGTCGCAACAATCTCTCATTGGGAGCGAACGTCCCAATTTTCTGGTCATCCTGTGTGATGACCTCGGATATGGAGACTTGGGATGTTACGGGAGCGAATCGATTCGCACTCCGCATTTGGACAAGCTCGCTTCGCAGGGGATTCGGTTAACGGATTGCTATTCCGCATCTCCACTCTGCTCTCCCGCCCGAGCAGGCTTGCTGACAGGTCGAACTCCGTCGCGGACCGGAATCTATTCCTGGATCGCAGAAGGGAATCCCATGAACTTGAAGCGGGATGAAAAAACGATTGCGACATTACTGAAGGCTGCAAATTACGATACCTGCCATGTCGGAAAATGGCATCTTAATGGCAAATTCAATCATCCCGACCAAACACAGCCGGACGATCACGGATTCGACCATTGGTTCGCTACTCAAAACAATGCGAGCCCCACGCATAAAAACCCGAAAAACTTTGTGCGGAATGGAAAAGAGGTCGGGGACCAAAAAGGGTATTCCTGTCAACTCGTGGCTGATGAGGCCATTGATTGGCTGGAAAAACGGAAACAGCGTGACAATCCGTTCTTTATGTTTGTCTGCTTTCATGAACCGCACGAACCGATTGATTCGCCTGACGAAATGGTTGCAGCTTATCCCGATGCGGAAAAGAGGGGGGAAGCACTTTATTACGCCAACGTGACCAACATGGATTCCGCAGTCGGACGACTGATGAAAAAGCTCGATGAACTGAAGATCAATGAGGAAACGCTGGTGATCTTCACTTCTGATAACGGTCCAGAGACACTCAACCGCTACAAGAGTGCCTGGCGCTCACACGGTTCTTCTGGTCCCCTGAGAGGGATGAAGCTCCACGTATATGAAGGAGGAATTCGAGTTCCGGGGATCATTCGCTGGACCGAAAAGGTCCAGGCAGGACAGACCTCAGCTGAGCCTGTCAGTGGTGTCGATTTCCTGCCAACATTGTGCGAGCTTGCAGGTGTCGATGTTCCGAAGTCAAAACCACTCGACGGGACAAGCATCGCAAATTTGTTGAGCGGCAAGCAGGTTGAGCGTCACAAACCACTGTTCTGGCATTACTTCGGGGGCACTGGGAATCGTCAAGTCGCACTGCGTGAAGGGGATTGGAAAGTTGTTGCCCGCTGGGATGGTCCTGCAAATATGCCTGTCGGTGGATCATTGAAGCGAGGAGTTGTTCCCCTGCTGAAGGCCTCAAAATTGGACCATTTCGAGCTGTATCATATTTCAGAAGATATTTCCGAAAAAAAGGATGTCTCCCAACAATTCCCTGACCGATTGCAGTCCTTATCCTCAAAGGCCCAAAATCTGTACCAAGAGGTTCTCGCCGAAGGTCCGATTTGGTTCAAATAA
- a CDS encoding YbeD family protein, giving the protein MLEGFPDEELLESTHTFPCEYRFKVIGSVDDSFVGRVLAAVLAELEEGVEPSFSTKTTAGGRHVSVTIEPEMHSAAHVLAVYGRLRRLEGLVMLM; this is encoded by the coding sequence ATGCTTGAAGGATTCCCAGACGAAGAACTATTGGAATCGACTCATACCTTTCCATGTGAATATCGTTTCAAAGTGATCGGCTCAGTTGACGATTCCTTTGTCGGACGTGTTCTCGCTGCTGTTTTGGCGGAACTTGAAGAAGGGGTCGAACCTTCATTCTCGACTAAAACCACCGCTGGTGGACGACATGTCAGTGTGACGATCGAGCCAGAAATGCACTCGGCCGCTCACGTTCTTGCTGTCTACGGACGCTTACGTCGTCTCGAAGGGCTTGTCATGTTGATGTGA
- the sppA gene encoding signal peptide peptidase SppA: MDFRIRTLITTFSLLSVTLLTPCFAQEKDKDDKKEPGTVAVFDLGGAITDKPTPDDPIFGSIGNESLRSFTGRLKKASEDEDVAAVVLLGASSVGHAQSEEIAEAIRETAAKKPVYAHADSLKTAPYATLSGATKICVSPTGDVWINGIYGEQMYLRGLLDMLQVQPDFLTCGDYKSAAEMFMRKGPSEQSQEMSKWLYDGIYAGLKSSISQGRKVDDAQVERWINKGLYSAETAKEAGLTDEVFTREQLTSFIKKTHGVTVKFDKKYGKKTGKEIDLNNPFAALQLWAEILAGPKQRRSTKDAIAIVHIDGAIYLGKKQASPFGATEGAFSEEIRKALDSIAAEPRIRGVILRVNSPGGSATASEIMLQAITELQEKKPVVVSMGNYAASGGYYVSCRANRIFANPSTITGSIGVVAGKLATAKLWNRVGINFEPIKRGDKADLLHSSKPFSDEDRDELQGWMDSIYGVFKGHVTAGREGKLSKDIDEIAGGRVYTGAQALELGLVDELGSLDDAIDYLVKDLELKDYEIRTVPRAKNFMEVLVEDLAPPKKDDDKRLSLGIWSALAPTLQQLDPLRVEMVQEALLQLDFLAEERVMLTIPVIRFH, encoded by the coding sequence ATGGATTTTCGGATACGAACCCTCATCACGACGTTTTCACTACTGAGTGTGACACTGCTTACTCCCTGCTTTGCACAGGAGAAGGACAAGGACGACAAGAAAGAGCCCGGCACAGTGGCGGTCTTTGATCTGGGAGGGGCCATTACAGATAAGCCGACCCCTGATGATCCGATTTTTGGCAGCATCGGAAATGAGTCACTTCGGTCTTTCACAGGACGTCTTAAAAAGGCAAGTGAGGACGAAGACGTCGCAGCTGTTGTGCTTTTGGGCGCGAGTTCTGTCGGGCATGCACAATCTGAGGAGATCGCTGAAGCGATTCGAGAGACTGCCGCGAAAAAGCCTGTCTACGCTCACGCTGATTCACTGAAAACAGCGCCGTATGCAACTCTGAGCGGAGCGACCAAAATTTGTGTCTCGCCAACCGGAGATGTCTGGATCAATGGAATCTATGGGGAGCAAATGTATTTGCGGGGCCTGCTCGACATGCTCCAGGTACAGCCGGACTTCCTGACGTGTGGAGATTATAAAAGTGCCGCCGAGATGTTCATGCGCAAAGGACCTAGTGAGCAATCCCAGGAAATGAGCAAATGGCTGTACGACGGGATCTATGCTGGTTTGAAGTCGAGCATTTCTCAGGGGCGAAAAGTTGATGACGCTCAGGTCGAAAGATGGATCAACAAAGGGCTTTATTCTGCTGAAACTGCGAAAGAGGCCGGGTTGACTGATGAAGTCTTCACGCGAGAGCAACTCACGTCCTTCATCAAGAAGACTCATGGAGTGACTGTGAAATTTGACAAAAAATACGGGAAAAAGACCGGGAAAGAAATCGATCTCAACAATCCCTTTGCAGCCTTGCAACTTTGGGCAGAAATTCTCGCCGGACCGAAGCAACGTCGTTCCACCAAAGATGCGATTGCTATCGTCCACATTGACGGGGCCATCTACTTGGGCAAAAAACAAGCCTCTCCGTTCGGAGCAACAGAAGGGGCGTTTAGCGAAGAGATTCGAAAAGCATTGGATTCCATCGCTGCCGAACCTCGAATCCGTGGCGTCATTCTACGAGTGAATTCTCCGGGGGGATCGGCAACGGCTTCGGAAATCATGTTGCAGGCGATCACTGAACTCCAGGAGAAAAAACCAGTCGTCGTTTCAATGGGCAACTATGCAGCGAGTGGCGGGTATTATGTTTCCTGTCGAGCGAATCGCATCTTCGCGAATCCGAGCACCATTACAGGGTCTATTGGTGTTGTCGCAGGGAAACTGGCGACTGCGAAACTGTGGAACAGAGTTGGAATCAATTTCGAACCGATCAAGCGTGGTGACAAAGCAGACCTCCTTCATTCATCAAAGCCTTTCAGTGATGAAGACCGCGATGAACTCCAAGGGTGGATGGATTCGATCTATGGCGTTTTCAAAGGGCACGTCACTGCAGGACGTGAAGGGAAACTCAGCAAAGACATTGACGAAATTGCCGGCGGTCGAGTGTATACCGGAGCGCAGGCGCTTGAGTTAGGACTGGTGGACGAACTCGGTTCATTGGATGACGCGATTGATTACCTCGTCAAAGATCTCGAACTCAAAGATTACGAAATTCGTACCGTCCCTCGTGCAAAGAACTTCATGGAAGTTTTGGTTGAAGATCTTGCACCACCCAAGAAGGACGACGATAAACGACTGTCACTGGGGATCTGGTCCGCATTGGCACCGACGCTTCAACAACTTGATCCATTGCGAGTGGAAATGGTTCAGGAAGCACTTCTTCAGCTCGACTTCTTGGCTGAAGAGCGAGTCATGCTGACGATCCCAGTTATTCGATTTCACTAG
- the holB gene encoding DNA polymerase III subunit delta', translated as MWESLRGHQAQIEMFRRAIQRSRTAHAYLFVGPSGIGKKLFAHNMAQALFCERCPDADFNACGECSSCKQIQAGTHPDLLTIGCPEGKRELPIELLIGSREQRGRTGLCHELALRPMSASRRIAIIDDAETMNEASANSLLKTLEEPPPGVILFLIAPDTDPILPTIRSRCQTVRFSTLSEQDIEELLIENGDVQNEAQAKSVSQFAEGNLTTARQLLDSGLLQLKATVENCLKEFPINSLRSVKAINAVFEEIGGDTSQQRQNMRWANQFCIDFLRRTLRETADPTASDKLALMMDRCFEAEQHLKQTMSIPLCLDSLFDDLARISRTPVPV; from the coding sequence ATGTGGGAATCACTCCGGGGACACCAAGCACAAATTGAAATGTTTCGTCGTGCCATTCAGCGAAGCCGCACGGCTCATGCCTATCTGTTCGTCGGTCCGTCCGGGATCGGAAAGAAACTGTTCGCGCACAACATGGCACAAGCTCTCTTTTGTGAACGTTGTCCGGACGCCGACTTCAATGCTTGTGGAGAATGCTCATCGTGCAAACAGATCCAAGCTGGCACACATCCAGACCTGTTGACGATTGGTTGTCCAGAAGGCAAGCGCGAACTCCCCATCGAACTACTCATCGGGTCCCGAGAACAGCGTGGCAGAACCGGGTTATGTCATGAACTGGCTCTCCGTCCGATGTCCGCCTCACGGCGAATTGCCATTATCGACGATGCCGAAACCATGAACGAAGCGAGTGCGAACTCACTTCTCAAAACACTGGAAGAACCGCCACCAGGAGTCATTCTGTTTCTCATCGCTCCTGATACAGACCCCATTTTGCCAACGATTCGGTCGCGATGCCAAACTGTCCGTTTTTCGACTTTAAGTGAACAGGATATCGAAGAGCTACTGATTGAAAACGGAGACGTTCAGAACGAAGCACAGGCGAAATCAGTCAGCCAATTTGCCGAAGGAAACTTGACAACCGCACGGCAATTGTTGGACTCTGGACTGCTGCAATTGAAAGCGACTGTCGAAAACTGCCTGAAGGAATTTCCCATCAACAGTTTACGTTCAGTGAAGGCGATCAATGCGGTCTTCGAAGAAATTGGCGGCGATACGTCTCAACAAAGACAGAACATGCGCTGGGCGAACCAGTTTTGTATTGACTTCCTTCGCCGAACTCTCCGAGAAACGGCTGATCCAACAGCTTCGGATAAACTCGCGCTGATGATGGACCGCTGTTTTGAGGCCGAGCAACACTTGAAACAGACAATGTCGATTCCGTTATGCCTCGATTCATTGTTTGATGACCTCGCCAGAATCTCCAGAACACCTGTGCCAGTTTGA
- the rlmN gene encoding 23S rRNA (adenine(2503)-C(2))-methyltransferase RlmN, with amino-acid sequence MTQRLITDLSRDELLAWVEATGNASYRADQIRRWTYGKRVSSFDEMHDIPVTLRASLAKDFTFFASKIVRHQVSQDGTEKLLLEMHDGENVECVLMREEKRQTVCVSTQVGCAMGCVFCASGLKGLKRDLTTGEILDQILRLDRLLSIEERITNVVIMGMGEPLANLKNLIPALLTLNEKGGMGLGARRITVSTVGLPEKIHELGEINIPFNLAVSLHAPNNDLRNEIVPVNKNIHLERILQAADHYFEKTGRRITYEYVLLAGVNDADEHARELGELLTHRNAHVNLIPMNDVAPLSLTAPSAPRTNQFVETLNSWNVNATVRKRKGADIDAACGQLRLEQESGGNPNLHALEINS; translated from the coding sequence ATGACTCAACGGCTCATTACAGATCTTTCAAGAGATGAACTGCTTGCATGGGTTGAAGCAACCGGGAATGCCTCTTACCGCGCAGACCAGATCCGTCGTTGGACTTACGGAAAACGCGTTTCTTCGTTCGATGAGATGCACGACATCCCTGTAACGCTTAGAGCAAGTCTCGCAAAGGACTTCACTTTCTTCGCATCAAAAATTGTGCGACATCAAGTCTCTCAAGATGGCACTGAAAAACTTCTGCTGGAGATGCATGACGGTGAGAACGTCGAATGCGTCTTGATGCGAGAAGAGAAGCGGCAAACGGTTTGCGTGAGTACCCAGGTTGGATGTGCCATGGGTTGCGTCTTTTGTGCCAGTGGACTCAAGGGGCTGAAACGCGACCTGACAACCGGCGAAATCCTCGATCAAATCCTGAGACTCGATCGCCTGCTTTCAATTGAAGAGCGAATCACCAACGTGGTGATCATGGGGATGGGCGAACCGTTAGCAAACTTAAAAAACCTGATTCCCGCCCTCCTGACGCTCAACGAAAAAGGAGGCATGGGGCTTGGTGCACGCAGAATCACAGTCTCCACAGTCGGGCTTCCCGAGAAGATTCACGAACTGGGTGAAATCAATATCCCGTTCAATCTGGCTGTTTCGCTGCACGCTCCCAATAATGACTTGAGAAACGAAATCGTCCCTGTCAACAAAAACATTCACCTGGAAAGAATCTTGCAGGCTGCTGATCATTACTTCGAGAAAACGGGTCGACGGATCACTTACGAATACGTTTTGCTAGCCGGCGTCAACGATGCTGATGAACACGCCCGTGAGTTGGGAGAGTTACTCACTCATCGCAACGCTCATGTCAACCTGATTCCAATGAACGATGTTGCTCCCCTCTCTTTGACAGCTCCTTCGGCTCCGAGAACAAATCAATTCGTCGAAACGTTGAATTCCTGGAACGTGAATGCCACTGTGCGTAAACGAAAAGGAGCGGACATTGATGCCGCATGCGGCCAATTGCGACTCGAGCAAGAATCAGGCGGCAACCCCAACTTACACGCTCTCGAAATCAACTCTTAG